AACCTTAAAGGTTCTGTTGCAGGTTTTCCGCTGTATAAACTTCAGCAATCCATGCCTGGGCTTTATAACGTACTGCAAAATACTGCTAGCTACGCACAAAATGAATTTAGCGTCAAAGTCAAAGACTGTCAGGATGTGAAAAAGACTCTCGAAGAAGGCCAATCGCCCATGGAAAGCATGCTTTCTGTATCTGACAGTCAGGGTTGGCTTGAAGCAGCAAAACGAGCGAAAACTGAAAATGTGGATGTGACTTCAACGGCTAAAAGTATTGCTAAAAAACGAGACGAATATGGACTGCCCTGGATAGGTCGGGAAAGCGGAAATGCTGGTGGAACATACCAACGGCCTATCAAAGTCATTAACGATGTAGTCATTGCGGGTTACAACATTTTACTAAATCGCAAACCACTTAATAATGAGAAGAAGCCAGATACCAAAACACCCATGACGCATACTTGGCCAACACCTGCTGATGCCAGTAAATGGGCAGTTAAAGTATTAGGTGATATTCATGTAAGCACCGCCGCCGATGCAGATAAAACCAAACACGATGCCAAAGCTGGCATTGGATTATCCGCGTTATTGCAAAGTTGTGACAGCTCCAACACCTGTACTTCCAATGTGTCTAAAGCACTGTGGAATCTAGTAGACAAGCAATGGCCGTTGACTGAAGAAAAACTCAAAATGGTTAGTGCATCCAACTTGATGATTACAGATGAAATCATCATCACCATACAACGTATGCCGCGGGAAGAACAAATCTTAACTGTTTCCAAATTGGCCGAGGAAATTGCTGTACAAAACATGCTCGATAAGGCCTTGATGATGCGCCGTATCTTACAAGCTGGTCTTCAAGTACAAGAAGTACAAAACTTAAAGTCCGCGCTTGATATGGTGAAATTTGCCTTAAAGAAACTCGATGATGACATTCATTCTTTAGCTTTTGAAAGCGAAGTCCGTAAAAAAATGATGACTGAAACCTTAGGTCTTTTGATGGATATGCGAGGTAGCGATATAGCCAAGGGCTTGCCTGGTGATGATCATGAACAATCGCAAGTTAAAAATGGCGCAGTCTATGCGAAACCTGATTCCAAAGGAGCATAAGATGGTTGTATTTAGCCCTTTATCCTTGTACACCACCTATTTAGGCTGGCAGCAATATGAGGTTATTTTTAATGCCCTGTGGCAAACCGGTTTGTTATACCTTGGTTTTCTTATGGTAGGGTATCGATTCTTAAAAAATGTGCTGGCACCTTCTGGTGCTACACATCACGCGGCAGAATATGCCTTGAATCATTTTCTTTATGAATTGGCAATTACTTTTTTGATTTGCGGCATCTTTATCTACCCCTGTGTGCCATTGGAAGAAAAAGCCATGAGTTTTAAGCCTATGTGCGGTATAAAAAAAGGAACAGATGCAAAAACCTCTACGTTAAAAGATACAGGTACTACTTATGATGAAGCATTTGCAGACGTACTGACCCCCAATGTCAAAA
This region of Legionella clemsonensis genomic DNA includes:
- a CDS encoding integrating conjugative element protein, whose protein sequence is MHKLSMSLLALMLPKMLFASSFMPNESDYYYKLGGSSNLYVPPVNNDQTITIGGNVDGRLGFTCNGFNPVVSITNTFQDMKSSAMNIPGGIIENLKGSVAGFPLYKLQQSMPGLYNVLQNTASYAQNEFSVKVKDCQDVKKTLEEGQSPMESMLSVSDSQGWLEAAKRAKTENVDVTSTAKSIAKKRDEYGLPWIGRESGNAGGTYQRPIKVINDVVIAGYNILLNRKPLNNEKKPDTKTPMTHTWPTPADASKWAVKVLGDIHVSTAADADKTKHDAKAGIGLSALLQSCDSSNTCTSNVSKALWNLVDKQWPLTEEKLKMVSASNLMITDEIIITIQRMPREEQILTVSKLAEEIAVQNMLDKALMMRRILQAGLQVQEVQNLKSALDMVKFALKKLDDDIHSLAFESEVRKKMMTETLGLLMDMRGSDIAKGLPGDDHEQSQVKNGAVYAKPDSKGA